In Fusobacterium sp. DD2, a single window of DNA contains:
- the recQ gene encoding DNA helicase RecQ, producing the protein MKREAKKLLKTIYGYDDFRKGQEIIINSVLEGRNTLGILSTGGGKSICYQIPALLFDGLTIVVSPLISLMKDQVDSLRLLGIKSVYLNSILNRGEYLDNISRIKRGEAKIIYVAPERLHNDNFIHFIKRYKISMVAVDEAHCISQWGHDFRKSYLEISTFIKKVNQKLQILALTATATKKVREDIVDKLAMSDPFIYVDGFDRENIFFRVIKINGDSEDINNAVQGFLVNYLRDNAKKSGIIYAATRKEVDSLYAYLKLKEFNVGKYHAGLSDEERKENQEKFLKDEISVMIATNAFGMGIDKSNVRFVIHRNIPKDIESYYQEAGRAGRDGGKAEAILLFCQEDVSIQEFLIDNNLETSDELKEEKRKKLDAMIDYAYLESCYREYILKYFGDRRIRNYCGNCGNCSGLKDIEDLTVDAQMVLSCIGRAKEKIGVSTLVNILYGRVDSKMQRKGYNTLSTFSLMNDRKIEWIEEFVNFLLAEGYIDHSAGSYPVLKLNEKSRDILDNKITVHRKKDEKVSYDYYDDPLFEDLNRLRNDIAKEEEVAPYVVFSDVTLLEMAEFKPANRWEMLKIRGVGNQKFKNYGEKFLQLINKYLDTDSRGDRRQYYGIFEDDLRIKALKTRLKLEMDNDKLKEILYDIFSK; encoded by the coding sequence ATGAAACGAGAAGCTAAAAAATTATTGAAAACTATATATGGATATGATGATTTTAGAAAAGGTCAGGAAATTATCATTAATTCAGTACTGGAAGGCAGAAATACCCTGGGCATATTAAGCACAGGTGGGGGAAAGTCAATCTGCTATCAGATTCCAGCACTTTTATTTGATGGGCTGACAATAGTTGTATCTCCCTTGATATCTTTGATGAAAGATCAGGTTGATTCCTTAAGGCTCCTTGGTATAAAGAGTGTTTATCTCAACTCAATCTTAAATAGAGGAGAGTATCTGGATAATATAAGCAGGATAAAAAGAGGAGAGGCAAAAATAATTTATGTTGCTCCTGAAAGATTGCATAATGATAATTTTATTCATTTTATAAAAAGATATAAAATCTCTATGGTAGCAGTTGATGAGGCACACTGTATCTCTCAGTGGGGACATGATTTTAGAAAAAGTTATCTTGAAATTTCAACTTTTATTAAAAAGGTAAATCAGAAACTCCAGATACTTGCACTTACAGCTACTGCTACTAAAAAAGTTAGAGAGGATATAGTGGATAAATTGGCTATGAGTGACCCTTTTATCTATGTTGATGGTTTTGACAGGGAAAATATTTTTTTTAGAGTAATAAAGATAAATGGAGATTCAGAGGATATAAATAATGCAGTTCAGGGATTTTTAGTAAACTATTTGAGAGATAATGCCAAAAAATCAGGTATTATCTATGCAGCTACCAGAAAGGAAGTAGATAGTCTTTATGCCTATCTTAAATTAAAGGAGTTTAATGTTGGAAAATATCATGCTGGACTTAGTGATGAAGAGAGAAAAGAAAATCAGGAAAAATTTCTTAAAGATGAGATTTCAGTTATGATTGCTACCAATGCATTTGGGATGGGAATAGATAAATCCAATGTAAGATTTGTAATACATAGAAACATACCTAAAGATATAGAAAGTTATTATCAGGAAGCAGGACGTGCAGGAAGAGATGGTGGAAAGGCTGAAGCAATTCTTCTGTTTTGTCAGGAAGATGTAAGTATACAGGAATTTTTAATTGATAATAATTTGGAAACAAGTGATGAATTAAAAGAGGAAAAGAGAAAAAAGCTTGATGCAATGATTGACTATGCATATCTTGAAAGCTGTTATAGAGAATATATATTGAAATATTTTGGAGATAGAAGAATAAGAAACTATTGTGGAAATTGTGGAAACTGCAGTGGCTTGAAAGATATAGAGGATCTTACAGTAGATGCTCAGATGGTCTTATCCTGTATTGGAAGGGCTAAGGAAAAAATAGGAGTTTCAACACTGGTTAACATTCTCTATGGAAGAGTGGATAGCAAAATGCAAAGAAAAGGATATAACACACTTTCTACCTTTTCCCTTATGAATGATAGGAAAATTGAGTGGATAGAGGAATTTGTTAACTTTTTACTTGCTGAAGGTTATATAGATCACAGTGCAGGAAGCTATCCAGTTTTAAAATTAAATGAAAAATCAAGGGATATTTTAGATAATAAGATAACTGTTCATAGGAAAAAAGATGAAAAAGTTTCTTATGATTATTATGATGATCCATTATTTGAGGATTTAAATAGACTTAGAAATGATATAGCAAAAGAGGAGGAAGTTGCTCCATATGTTGTATTTTCAGATGTTACACTTCTTGAAATGGCAGAATTTAAACCAGCAAATCGTTGGGAAATGCTAAAAATAAGAGGTGTTGGAAATCAGAAATTTAAAAATTATGGAGAGAAATTTCTTCAATTGATAAATAAATATTTAGATACAGATAGCAGAGGTGATAGAAGACAATATTATGGAATATTCGAAGATGATTTGCGGATAAAAGCTCTTAAGACCAGGCTTAAATTAGAGATGGATAACGATAAATTAAAAGAAATTCTATATGATATATTTTCAAAATAG